In a genomic window of Penaeus vannamei isolate JL-2024 chromosome 38, ASM4276789v1, whole genome shotgun sequence:
- the LOC138859764 gene encoding U-scoloptoxin(01)-Cw1a-like: MKVLAALLALCGVAAANSAFRFSDGYLDVLGAEPVQAFDCAGRSYGYYADVSSDCRVFHVCLPVADDLGDVLETAHFSFFCGNQTVFSQESLTCAHPEEAFPCDQAETLFDSVNALFGVIPEEK, translated from the coding sequence ATGAAGGTCCTCGCAGCTCTCCTGGCTCTGTGTGGCGTGGCCGCCGCCAACTCCGCCTTCCGCTTCTCCGACGGCTACCTCGACGTCCTCGGCGCAGAGCCCGTTCAGGCCTTCGACTGTGCCGGTCGAAGCTACGGCTATTACGCCGACGTCAGCAGCGACTGCCGAGTGTTCCACGTGTGCCTGCCCGTGGCTGACGACCTGGGCGACGTGCTCGAGACcgcccacttctccttcttctgcggcAACCAGACCGTGTTCAGCCAGGAGTCCCTCACCTGCGCCCACCCCGAGGAGGCCTTCCCCTGCGACCAGGCCGAGACCCTCTTCGACTCCGTCAACGCTCTCTTCGGCGTCATTCCCGAAGAGAAATAG